In Desulfomonile tiedjei DSM 6799, a genomic segment contains:
- a CDS encoding sigma 54-interacting transcriptional regulator produces the protein MIKEFDQIQREWEHTFDAIPDAIMILDNHHRIVRMNRAMAEALGTSPQHPVGKNCYEVLHCTDAPIACCPHSQLLNDGREHFAEICDERLGGTFRVSVSPIYGTNGQIIGSVHVARDISALKQAEDELRNASRELEKRVEERTAELKAVNEKLLLEIREREIAQEALRGSEERFRAICESARDIIFVKDLNHTYTHVNPAMEKLLSLPSDKIIGLKAKDVYGEKAGKHITEVELRVLTGDLVEEEHTRPVNGVQLTFHDIRVPLRNATGTIIGICGMSRDITDRKNVLRAALPSYPDYPSASIRKTLEAARLAAVTDSLVLLTGESGSGKDYLARYIHDHSDRTAGPFFSLNCAGVPLELAESELFGHEAGAFTGASVRSRGLVELAEGGTLLLNEIGELSLQLQAKLLTFLETRTFTRLGGRKPIKVNARILAATNRDLQAEVLSGRFRLDLFHRLNVVWVKVPPLRERTEDIPILVKQILDVLRVDMQLQSVPDIDKNTLETLSLYSWPGNIRELRNFLERSIIMSRGNRIDGSFLNAEEVCHADKCWTLRFPPVPSLDEVIRDLKEDMVKESLHHTGGNKQEASRLLGISRFSLRRLLESMSERNRT, from the coding sequence ATGATAAAAGAATTTGATCAAATCCAGAGAGAATGGGAGCATACGTTCGATGCTATCCCCGATGCCATCATGATCCTGGACAATCATCATAGAATAGTACGGATGAACAGGGCTATGGCTGAGGCCTTAGGTACCTCTCCTCAGCACCCCGTCGGCAAGAACTGTTATGAAGTTCTTCATTGTACGGATGCTCCGATTGCGTGTTGTCCGCACTCTCAGCTTTTGAACGATGGACGGGAACACTTTGCCGAGATTTGCGATGAACGGTTAGGCGGAACATTCAGGGTGAGCGTATCCCCCATTTATGGCACAAACGGCCAGATAATCGGAAGCGTGCATGTGGCTCGAGATATATCTGCTCTGAAACAAGCCGAAGACGAGTTGCGTAATGCGAGTAGAGAGCTTGAGAAACGAGTGGAAGAGCGGACAGCAGAGCTAAAAGCCGTGAATGAAAAGCTTCTTCTGGAAATAAGAGAACGCGAAATTGCGCAAGAGGCACTTCGTGGGAGTGAAGAGCGTTTTCGCGCCATATGCGAAAGTGCTCGGGATATTATCTTTGTAAAGGATCTTAATCATACGTATACTCACGTTAATCCTGCAATGGAAAAGCTCCTGTCTTTGCCTTCCGACAAGATTATTGGATTAAAGGCCAAGGATGTTTACGGGGAAAAGGCCGGAAAACATATTACTGAAGTTGAATTGCGGGTGCTAACAGGAGATCTCGTCGAGGAAGAACATACAAGACCTGTGAACGGTGTTCAGCTCACTTTTCATGACATTAGAGTCCCGCTGAGGAATGCAACAGGCACAATCATAGGAATTTGCGGTATGTCACGAGACATAACCGATCGAAAAAACGTGTTACGAGCTGCTCTTCCCTCATATCCGGATTATCCTTCTGCATCAATCCGAAAGACGCTGGAGGCAGCCAGATTAGCAGCCGTAACCGACAGTCTCGTGCTTTTGACGGGGGAAAGTGGTAGCGGTAAAGATTATCTCGCTCGGTATATACATGATCATTCGGATAGGACGGCAGGTCCTTTCTTTTCCCTGAATTGTGCCGGAGTACCCTTGGAGTTAGCGGAATCGGAACTTTTCGGGCATGAGGCCGGGGCATTTACCGGAGCAAGTGTGCGTTCGAGAGGTCTTGTGGAATTAGCCGAAGGAGGCACGCTGCTCCTCAATGAAATTGGTGAACTCTCGTTACAACTCCAGGCGAAGTTGTTGACATTCCTGGAAACCAGAACCTTTACACGTCTAGGCGGCAGAAAACCAATCAAAGTAAACGCGAGAATACTTGCAGCGACAAACAGAGATCTCCAGGCGGAAGTGTTATCGGGTCGTTTTCGACTGGATTTGTTTCATAGGTTAAACGTGGTTTGGGTCAAGGTTCCACCGTTGCGGGAACGCACTGAAGATATTCCGATACTGGTCAAGCAAATCCTCGATGTTCTCAGAGTAGACATGCAACTTCAGAGCGTGCCGGATATCGATAAGAACACTCTCGAAACACTTAGCCTTTATTCTTGGCCTGGAAATATCAGAGAATTGCGGAATTTCCTCGAGCGTTCAATCATCATGTCCAGAGGAAACAGGATTGACGGTTCCTTTTTGAACGCAGAAGAAGTCTGTCATGCTGACAAGTGCTGGACTCTCAGATTTCCTCCGGTTCCGTCTTTGGATGAAGTAATCCGCGATCTGAAGGAAGACATGGTAAAGGAGAGCCTCCATCATACCGGCGGAAACAAACAAGAGGCGTCACGGCTGCTGGGGATTTCTCGATTCAGCTTAAGGCGTTTGCTTGAGAGCATGAGCGAGCGGAATCGCACATAG
- a CDS encoding MBL fold metallo-hydrolase — protein MKSIQFTYIGGPTALLEVNGLRLLTDPTFDPAGEEYVTSMYTLQKLASPAMLPESLGRIDVVLLSHDHHFDNLDCSGRAFLTRAKTVLTTRAGAERLGGNAVGLAPWQEIEIQAPNGKVLRVTGTPARHGPIDGDRGPVTGFVLTSADLPQSAIYVSGDTVWYEGVAEVGARFDVRIAILFMGAARVPEVGPEHLTMTADDGIKAAHAFGHAVIIPLHYEGWRHFSESRRQIEDAFRSAGIEHRLKWPEPGKITDI, from the coding sequence ATGAAGAGTATTCAATTCACCTATATCGGTGGACCGACAGCCCTCCTGGAAGTGAATGGGCTGCGATTGCTCACGGATCCCACCTTTGATCCTGCCGGCGAGGAATATGTCACGAGCATGTACACTCTGCAAAAACTGGCTTCCCCTGCCATGCTCCCTGAGTCTCTGGGCCGCATAGATGTTGTATTGCTCAGCCACGATCATCATTTTGATAATCTCGACTGTTCAGGTCGCGCTTTCCTCACAAGAGCGAAGACTGTTCTGACGACTCGGGCGGGAGCCGAGCGATTGGGCGGCAATGCTGTGGGGCTTGCCCCATGGCAGGAAATCGAGATACAAGCTCCAAATGGCAAAGTCCTTCGGGTAACGGGAACGCCGGCACGTCACGGTCCCATTGATGGAGATCGTGGCCCTGTCACAGGGTTTGTCCTGACTTCAGCAGACCTGCCCCAAAGCGCTATATACGTTTCAGGTGACACGGTCTGGTATGAAGGCGTGGCTGAAGTGGGCGCTCGATTCGATGTCCGAATTGCCATCTTGTTCATGGGAGCGGCCCGAGTGCCGGAAGTAGGGCCCGAGCATCTCACCATGACGGCCGATGACGGGATCAAGGCTGCTCACGCTTTCGGACATGCCGTTATTATTCCCTTACATTACGAAGGATGGAGACACTTTTCCGAATCGCGACGGCAGATCGAGGATGCGTTCAGATCTGCCGGGATAGAACACCGCCTCAAATGGCCGGAGCCTGGGAAAATCACCGATATATGA
- a CDS encoding DNA-3-methyladenine glycosylase I — MQEEQTIRRCSWVDLTKPDYIEYHDREWGVPVHDDRLLFEFLILEGAQAGLSWYTVLRKRENYRIAFDSFDPEKVAGYDDQKIQALLANPGIIRNKAKILAAITNARGFLKIREEFGSFDAYIWRFVDGKPIVNEPRELKDCPATSRESDLLSKDLRQRGFKFVGSTICYAHMQATGMVNDHMIYCFRKQEIVESYSRHNHSPLDKRT, encoded by the coding sequence ATGCAGGAAGAACAAACAATTCGCCGCTGCTCGTGGGTGGATCTCACAAAACCGGATTACATCGAATATCACGATCGAGAATGGGGCGTCCCTGTTCACGACGACCGGCTTCTATTCGAATTCCTTATCCTGGAAGGGGCTCAGGCCGGATTGAGCTGGTATACGGTGCTGAGAAAACGGGAGAATTACCGCATTGCCTTCGATTCTTTCGATCCCGAAAAAGTGGCTGGGTACGATGACCAGAAGATTCAGGCACTTCTCGCAAACCCAGGTATTATCCGCAACAAGGCGAAAATACTCGCAGCGATTACCAATGCTCGAGGGTTTCTGAAAATCCGCGAAGAATTCGGGAGCTTCGACGCCTATATCTGGAGATTTGTCGATGGGAAGCCGATTGTTAACGAACCGAGAGAGTTGAAGGATTGTCCCGCGACCAGTCGCGAATCCGACTTACTGAGCAAAGACCTGCGTCAAAGAGGATTCAAGTTCGTCGGTTCGACAATATGTTATGCTCATATGCAAGCAACCGGAATGGTCAACGATCATATGATTTATTGCTTCCGAAAGCAGGAGATCGTCGAAAGTTACTCCCGGCATAATCACTCTCCACTGGATAAACGAACTTAG
- a CDS encoding cytochrome ubiquinol oxidase subunit I, which produces MDVITLSRLQFAVACYFHFLFVPLTLGLSVLVAIMETQFVRTGDSEYKRMAKFWGKLFVINFALGVVTGITLEFQFGTNWSRYSKYVGDIFGSLLAIEATVAFFLESTFIGVWLFGWKRLSPKAHAACIWLVAAASNISAYWILVANSWMQHPVGYVIRNGRAELSDFWAVVTQPYAIWMFLHVIAGAYILAAFFMMGISAYHILRRREIDFFKRSFRIAVTFAVIFSVAEIFIGDFHGKEMVKAQPLKAAATEAVWETTKGAPLYLFSIPDEANERNSVELFGIPNLLSWVATGDKNGVYRGLKDWPKEERPPVALTFWSFRVMIGLGLFFVIVSIIGWIKRNNIENNPALLRLILFSIPAPYLALEAGWTVTEMGRQPWIVYGMMKTADAASSLIGAQVSLSLGAFILVYSFLGVACFYLIAKYARKGPDPAPSRTPEYIGAEDESYSQVPEPASATNN; this is translated from the coding sequence ATGGATGTCATAACACTTTCCAGATTGCAGTTTGCTGTTGCTTGTTACTTCCATTTCTTATTTGTGCCTCTGACTCTGGGACTTTCCGTATTAGTGGCTATCATGGAGACTCAGTTCGTCAGAACCGGAGACAGCGAGTACAAGAGAATGGCAAAATTTTGGGGCAAGTTATTTGTGATCAATTTTGCCCTGGGGGTGGTAACAGGAATAACGCTCGAATTTCAGTTTGGTACAAATTGGTCGCGCTATTCCAAATATGTTGGCGACATATTCGGCTCACTCCTGGCAATTGAGGCCACGGTAGCCTTCTTCCTCGAATCCACTTTTATTGGAGTTTGGCTCTTCGGGTGGAAAAGGCTGTCTCCCAAAGCACATGCGGCATGTATCTGGCTTGTGGCAGCAGCCTCGAACATATCTGCTTACTGGATTCTGGTTGCAAACTCCTGGATGCAGCATCCGGTAGGATATGTAATACGAAATGGCAGAGCGGAGCTGTCCGATTTCTGGGCTGTAGTCACGCAACCTTATGCCATATGGATGTTTCTCCACGTTATTGCCGGTGCTTACATTCTTGCCGCTTTCTTCATGATGGGCATAAGTGCGTATCACATACTGAGACGCCGAGAAATCGATTTCTTCAAACGTTCTTTCAGGATCGCAGTGACTTTTGCCGTGATTTTTTCTGTTGCCGAGATCTTCATTGGTGATTTTCACGGAAAAGAAATGGTGAAAGCTCAACCTTTGAAAGCTGCCGCTACAGAGGCTGTTTGGGAGACGACGAAAGGAGCTCCGCTGTACCTGTTCTCTATTCCGGACGAGGCGAATGAAAGAAACTCTGTGGAACTATTCGGCATTCCAAATTTGTTGAGTTGGGTGGCTACAGGCGACAAAAACGGTGTTTATAGAGGTCTCAAGGATTGGCCAAAAGAAGAGAGACCGCCTGTTGCCCTCACCTTCTGGTCCTTCAGGGTGATGATCGGACTTGGGCTGTTCTTTGTTATCGTCAGTATTATCGGATGGATAAAAAGGAACAATATTGAGAACAATCCCGCGCTTCTTAGACTGATCTTGTTCTCTATTCCTGCTCCATACTTAGCTTTGGAAGCAGGATGGACTGTGACGGAAATGGGGCGTCAACCGTGGATAGTCTACGGTATGATGAAGACCGCCGATGCTGCTTCAAGTCTTATCGGGGCTCAAGTGAGCCTTTCTCTTGGAGCTTTCATCTTAGTCTATTCTTTCCTCGGGGTAGCGTGTTTCTATTTGATTGCCAAATACGCTCGTAAAGGTCCCGATCCGGCTCCTTCCAGAACTCCCGAGTACATTGGTGCAGAAGACGAATCATATTCCCAGGTGCCGGAACCTGCGTCGGCTACGAACAACTAG
- a CDS encoding acyl-CoA dehydrogenase family protein, protein MYEQSQLNPYSFTPFTETIRGIDFYRDDPFLQQLVKHYAGDDWLLVHEKLLAFSPRVSYEWRDLASEAARPEFRPFLQHYDAHNNRIDRIVRCGETELLEKGIFGEALFAARTSPWEQFTKRLMLQELGEIGVMCPIACTDGLIALIEAFPEDRHPEVERILVHCKEGIQGEFGIGAQFITEIQGGSDIPANVLEAHPQADHYKLYGNKFFCSAMHADYSVVTAKVKGTDHIGTFVVPSWHGDKKLQRRNGYRINRLKWKLGTVELPTAEVDYDGAVAYAIGPVDRGVANVVGIVLTLSRIAVGVCSAALMTRSAREALIYSEFREAFGQKISEFPLAAKQVQDVIRAAQRTAAGAFKVYDLHLRLGKRLQGGLGSDRDKERKKEQFNLRELIIIQKMVTAYETVDVIRKAISLFGGHGVIEDFSSLPRLLRDATVNELWEGPRNVLLMQVFRDLDRVKAWYPPEEFVSNILEGVAKDVVGEFAGMLREFLDNPPFFKRDEVSMERAAAWELFWDRLFRVYQERALDEVGTLPLVAAAKLPNHSMPLDGAVPEVIRKQEVGGRG, encoded by the coding sequence ATGTACGAACAAAGTCAACTGAATCCCTATTCGTTCACTCCCTTTACTGAAACGATTCGAGGAATCGACTTCTATCGGGATGATCCTTTTCTGCAACAACTGGTCAAACACTACGCCGGAGATGACTGGCTTCTCGTTCATGAAAAGCTCCTCGCATTTTCTCCCAGAGTTTCCTATGAATGGCGTGACCTGGCTTCGGAAGCTGCACGTCCGGAATTCCGCCCGTTTCTTCAGCATTATGACGCACACAATAATCGCATTGACCGCATCGTGCGCTGCGGAGAAACGGAATTGCTCGAAAAAGGGATTTTTGGCGAAGCGCTCTTTGCCGCACGAACTTCCCCCTGGGAACAATTCACGAAACGGCTGATGCTGCAGGAGCTCGGGGAAATTGGCGTCATGTGCCCGATTGCCTGTACCGACGGGCTCATCGCTCTGATAGAGGCTTTTCCGGAAGACCGCCACCCGGAAGTGGAAAGAATCCTCGTACACTGCAAGGAAGGTATTCAAGGCGAGTTCGGTATCGGAGCACAATTCATAACGGAAATCCAGGGCGGTTCCGACATCCCTGCTAATGTTTTGGAGGCGCATCCCCAGGCCGACCATTACAAACTTTACGGCAATAAGTTCTTCTGTTCGGCCATGCACGCCGACTACAGCGTCGTCACAGCGAAAGTTAAAGGCACTGACCATATCGGAACGTTTGTTGTGCCTTCGTGGCATGGTGACAAAAAGTTGCAGAGACGAAACGGGTATCGTATCAATCGCCTCAAATGGAAACTCGGTACCGTTGAATTGCCGACCGCAGAAGTGGATTATGACGGAGCCGTGGCTTACGCAATCGGCCCGGTAGATCGAGGCGTAGCCAATGTCGTGGGCATTGTACTGACTCTATCGCGAATTGCCGTCGGTGTCTGCAGTGCTGCCTTAATGACCCGCTCTGCTCGTGAAGCTTTGATCTACAGCGAGTTTCGTGAGGCTTTCGGACAAAAAATCTCCGAATTTCCACTTGCTGCCAAACAGGTGCAGGATGTGATTCGGGCTGCTCAACGGACAGCCGCAGGAGCATTCAAAGTCTATGACCTTCATCTCCGGCTGGGCAAAAGGCTTCAAGGAGGCCTTGGCTCGGATAGGGACAAGGAACGCAAGAAGGAGCAGTTCAACCTGAGAGAACTGATCATCATTCAAAAGATGGTGACAGCATATGAAACGGTTGACGTTATTCGAAAAGCAATCTCGCTCTTTGGCGGTCACGGAGTGATCGAAGATTTCTCTTCCTTGCCAAGGCTGCTTCGCGATGCCACGGTAAACGAGCTGTGGGAAGGGCCTCGTAACGTGCTTCTCATGCAGGTCTTCCGTGACCTGGATCGGGTAAAAGCCTGGTACCCACCCGAAGAGTTTGTATCGAACATACTTGAAGGCGTAGCGAAAGATGTTGTCGGAGAATTTGCCGGAATGCTAAGGGAGTTTCTCGACAATCCGCCTTTCTTCAAACGGGATGAAGTGTCCATGGAACGTGCCGCCGCCTGGGAGCTCTTTTGGGATCGCTTGTTTCGAGTGTACCAGGAGCGTGCTCTTGATGAGGTCGGGACCCTGCCATTAGTCGCTGCAGCGAAATTACCAAATCATTCTATGCCACTCGACGGAGCTGTTCCGGAGGTTATACGCAAACAGGAAGTAGGAGGCCGAGGATGA
- the cydB gene encoding cytochrome d ubiquinol oxidase subunit II: MLETIWFALWGILWAVYFMLDGFDLGAGILTPVLARNDNEKRSVYNSMGPFWDGNEVWLITAGGVTFAAFPTTYAVMFSALYTPLLLLLFALIFRAVALEFRSKEEFAGWRRFWDISLFLGSFLPALLLGVAFANIFQGIPIDAEGIFHGNLLTLLNPYGLLGGVLFVLLFAVHGALWLAIKTEDPVAERAGNMAAILWIAQLAMAVVFLIATWFFTELYNNYLTYPILWVIPIVTVAALIATRAFIAKGAWWKAWATSCLTIVGATLFGVTGLYPNLFPSSLNSAYSLTVFNSASSPLTLKIMLGVALTFVPIVIAYQVWSHYLFRDGLTAEELAQEEAY, encoded by the coding sequence ATGCTAGAAACTATATGGTTCGCATTGTGGGGTATTCTTTGGGCAGTGTATTTCATGCTCGACGGTTTCGATCTGGGCGCCGGAATACTTACTCCCGTTTTGGCCCGCAACGACAATGAGAAACGGTCGGTTTACAATTCTATGGGACCGTTTTGGGATGGAAATGAAGTGTGGCTGATTACCGCAGGAGGAGTTACGTTTGCGGCATTTCCAACGACGTATGCAGTTATGTTCAGCGCTTTGTATACGCCTCTTCTCCTGCTGTTGTTCGCTCTGATTTTTCGGGCAGTGGCTTTGGAATTCAGGAGCAAAGAAGAATTTGCCGGTTGGAGACGATTCTGGGACATTTCTCTTTTCCTGGGCAGCTTCTTACCGGCTCTCTTACTGGGAGTTGCCTTTGCAAATATTTTCCAGGGGATACCCATTGACGCGGAAGGCATTTTCCATGGCAATCTTCTGACCCTGTTGAATCCTTACGGTCTACTGGGAGGTGTTCTGTTCGTGCTTCTCTTCGCAGTCCATGGAGCCTTATGGCTGGCAATCAAGACTGAAGACCCGGTTGCAGAAAGAGCAGGCAATATGGCAGCCATTTTGTGGATAGCTCAATTGGCAATGGCAGTTGTGTTCCTGATTGCTACATGGTTTTTCACAGAATTGTACAACAACTATTTGACTTATCCCATTCTCTGGGTCATTCCAATCGTGACCGTGGCGGCTCTGATTGCGACGCGGGCATTCATAGCAAAAGGCGCATGGTGGAAAGCTTGGGCTACGTCCTGCCTGACGATTGTGGGAGCGACACTGTTTGGAGTGACCGGATTGTACCCGAATCTTTTTCCATCCAGTCTGAATTCTGCATACAGTCTCACAGTCTTCAATTCGGCCTCAAGCCCGCTCACATTGAAGATCATGTTAGGAGTGGCATTGACGTTCGTACCAATTGTTATCGCTTACCAGGTATGGAGTCACTACCTTTTCAGAGATGGGCTCACGGCTGAGGAATTGGCTCAGGAGGAGGCATACTAA
- a CDS encoding carboxymuconolactone decarboxylase family protein translates to MRSRIEFAKAAPELLKAVRPFTDYIHNCGLEPSLIDLVMLRASQINGCAYCIDMHTKNARARGETEQRIYELNAWRETPFYTDREMAALAWTEAVTLITDRHVPDDVYEEARKWFTEAEIINLTAAVALINVWNRLSISFRSVPGTYRAIRSSTTKLASDRVEEEYQLH, encoded by the coding sequence ATGCGCTCTCGAATCGAATTCGCAAAAGCAGCCCCCGAGCTGTTGAAAGCAGTACGACCATTTACCGATTATATACATAATTGTGGATTGGAACCCTCTCTCATAGATCTTGTGATGCTTAGAGCTTCACAGATTAATGGATGTGCCTATTGTATCGACATGCATACAAAAAACGCCCGGGCTCGAGGCGAAACCGAACAGCGGATCTACGAGCTGAATGCATGGAGAGAAACACCTTTTTACACCGACCGCGAAATGGCAGCTCTAGCCTGGACTGAAGCCGTCACATTGATAACCGACAGACATGTGCCTGACGATGTCTACGAAGAAGCACGAAAATGGTTTACAGAAGCGGAAATAATAAATCTTACGGCGGCCGTTGCTCTCATTAACGTCTGGAATCGCCTGAGTATTTCTTTCCGCTCCGTTCCCGGGACATATCGAGCCATTCGTTCCTCAACGACCAAGCTGGCGTCGGATAGAGTTGAAGAGGAGTATCAATTACATTGA
- a CDS encoding class I adenylate-forming enzyme family protein yields the protein MKFNIGRMMGYRAYLSPDREGSIGDGYRYSFSEANARANQLADYLKEQGIGGGDRVAILCKNNEHVGTTLFAAGKIGAIAVMLNWRLQVAELEYILRDCTPSCLVYDAEFSDAIQALRTNIPIRNFIRKGSDGSDIEFEEALKGRSAVDPECSAGGDDPAIIMYTSGTTGKPKGAVLTHDNLFWSSTAISHTIEWNYDHRFLSIAPLFHIGGLAPLITNVHKGSTTFFMPNFDPVAVWNTIATERITTMMSVPLMLQAMLMVAKARTVDASSLKTITCGASSVPESLIRAYLDMGVKVQQVYGITEYSGAVTFWTHDMPLEKSNSQGKPVFHGDLKIVDPQSGVPLPTGEVGEILCKGPMVFKEYWDNPEATRAAFVDGWYRSGDLGRVDTEGFFYVVDRLKDMIISGGENIYPAELEAVICMCPGVAETAVVGLPDSRWGEIPVAYVVVKPDQQVSAEDIMNVCKQRLASYKCVKDVRFVDALPKNPVGKVLKTALRDGN from the coding sequence ATGAAATTCAACATTGGGAGAATGATGGGATATCGTGCGTATCTGTCCCCTGACAGAGAGGGATCGATTGGAGACGGATATCGCTATTCGTTCAGTGAGGCAAATGCCCGAGCGAACCAATTAGCCGATTATTTGAAAGAGCAAGGTATTGGCGGCGGAGATCGAGTTGCCATCCTTTGCAAGAATAACGAGCATGTCGGCACCACACTTTTTGCCGCAGGAAAAATCGGAGCCATAGCTGTCATGTTGAACTGGCGTCTTCAGGTAGCGGAATTAGAGTACATACTCCGTGATTGCACCCCTTCCTGCCTCGTATACGACGCTGAATTCTCCGACGCTATTCAGGCTCTTAGAACCAATATCCCGATTCGGAACTTTATTCGGAAAGGATCGGACGGTTCGGATATCGAATTTGAAGAAGCGCTCAAGGGTAGATCTGCAGTAGACCCGGAGTGTTCTGCGGGTGGTGACGATCCCGCAATAATCATGTACACGTCGGGAACCACCGGGAAACCCAAAGGTGCCGTCCTCACCCATGACAATCTATTCTGGTCTTCTACTGCGATTTCTCACACGATTGAATGGAATTACGATCATCGATTCTTATCGATTGCGCCCCTGTTTCATATAGGCGGTTTGGCCCCTCTCATCACGAACGTGCACAAAGGGAGCACCACTTTTTTTATGCCGAATTTCGACCCGGTAGCCGTATGGAACACCATTGCAACCGAGCGAATTACGACCATGATGAGCGTTCCCCTCATGCTGCAAGCCATGCTCATGGTAGCTAAAGCCAGGACGGTGGATGCTTCCAGTCTTAAGACTATTACCTGCGGGGCGTCGAGTGTGCCGGAATCTCTTATCCGGGCGTACCTCGATATGGGCGTTAAAGTTCAACAAGTCTATGGTATTACCGAATATTCTGGAGCCGTAACCTTCTGGACTCACGACATGCCACTGGAGAAATCCAACTCCCAGGGGAAGCCGGTTTTTCACGGTGATCTGAAGATTGTCGATCCGCAGTCGGGAGTACCGCTTCCCACAGGAGAAGTCGGAGAAATTCTCTGCAAAGGTCCTATGGTGTTCAAGGAGTATTGGGATAATCCTGAAGCCACCCGAGCTGCATTTGTCGATGGCTGGTATAGATCCGGCGATTTGGGCAGAGTGGACACTGAGGGATTCTTCTATGTGGTGGACCGGTTAAAGGACATGATCATCAGCGGCGGTGAGAACATATATCCAGCGGAATTGGAAGCCGTAATCTGTATGTGTCCGGGTGTGGCAGAAACCGCGGTTGTCGGCCTTCCCGATAGCAGATGGGGAGAAATTCCCGTCGCCTATGTCGTGGTGAAACCCGATCAGCAAGTCAGCGCTGAAGATATTATGAATGTGTGCAAACAACGGCTGGCGTCGTACAAGTGCGTCAAAGACGTTCGCTTTGTCGATGCTCTCCCGAAGAATCCGGTGGGAAAGGTCCTGAAGACTGCACTGCGAGACGGTAATTGA
- a CDS encoding type II toxin-antitoxin system HicB family antitoxin: protein MATYIALLRKEEKSDYGVDFPDFPGCITAGTTLEEAQKNASEALKLHIKGMLQDGETIPSPSTLDKITANPENTGAVHFLVKVPDPKTKRINITIPESDLEIIDEYAHRRNMSRSAFLVEAAKRAVQEKRI from the coding sequence ATGGCAACGTATATTGCACTTTTGCGCAAAGAAGAAAAGAGCGATTATGGTGTGGATTTTCCGGACTTCCCCGGCTGCATAACTGCGGGAACCACACTGGAAGAAGCACAAAAGAACGCTTCAGAAGCCCTGAAACTCCACATAAAGGGAATGCTCCAAGACGGGGAAACAATCCCGTCTCCGAGCACTCTTGATAAGATTACAGCAAATCCTGAGAATACTGGAGCAGTTCATTTTTTGGTGAAGGTGCCCGATCCAAAGACGAAACGAATCAATATCACGATTCCGGAAAGTGATCTCGAGATAATCGATGAGTACGCCCACAGAAGAAACATGTCTCGATCTGCATTCCTGGTTGAGGCTGCGAAACGTGCTGTACAAGAGAAACGGATTTGA
- a CDS encoding TetR/AcrR family transcriptional regulator → MKSTLSKLRESERETRRHLIIDAAIKLFATKPFNQVGMRDIAAGAGLSPASIYRYFSDRDALFVEALWRESEAIGVKIRQIAQEGVNQPVEKVAVDFVEYLMEHDTFFQMMTHFMIDGGMSEKALERFNEVERSLLSTFDQLFTKAGVQGNVRLISHAFFAALNGLLITFRNYPGRKKEESRRHIQRLATIMAEIFREGAVARDRRK, encoded by the coding sequence ATGAAATCCACTCTGTCAAAGTTGAGAGAAAGCGAACGAGAAACACGCAGACACCTTATCATCGATGCTGCAATCAAATTGTTCGCTACGAAGCCCTTCAATCAAGTCGGAATGCGAGATATAGCTGCCGGCGCAGGTCTCTCGCCTGCCTCGATTTATCGCTATTTCTCGGATCGAGACGCTCTCTTTGTCGAAGCGCTCTGGAGGGAAAGCGAAGCCATAGGCGTCAAGATAAGGCAGATCGCGCAGGAAGGTGTCAATCAGCCGGTTGAAAAAGTGGCTGTAGACTTCGTTGAATACCTCATGGAGCACGACACATTCTTCCAGATGATGACGCACTTCATGATTGACGGCGGCATGTCCGAAAAGGCTCTGGAGCGGTTCAACGAGGTTGAAAGAAGCCTCTTGAGCACCTTTGACCAGCTTTTTACCAAAGCAGGAGTGCAAGGCAACGTTCGTCTCATTTCACACGCTTTCTTTGCCGCCCTGAACGGTCTCCTGATCACCTTCAGGAATTATCCGGGTCGCAAGAAAGAAGAAAGCAGGCGTCACATACAGCGCCTGGCCACGATTATGGCGGAGATTTTCCGGGAAGGAGCCGTTGCCAGAGACAGAAGAAAGTAG